One Pyrus communis chromosome 13, drPyrComm1.1, whole genome shotgun sequence genomic window carries:
- the LOC137713362 gene encoding mediator of RNA polymerase II transcription subunit 10b-like, with product MDTSQNATAGIGGSGGNGTLVPQTNDTAGPAVVDDPKQNLNQVINSIQKTLGLIHQLYLTVSSFNAASQLPILQRLNALVMELDNMAKLSEKCNIQVPMEVFNLIDDGKNPDEFTRDVINGCIAKNQITKGKTDTFKSLRKHLLEELEQAFPDEVESYRDIRAASAAETKRLAQAQSTLPNGDVKVKPEL from the exons ATGGATACATCACAGAATGCAACAGCCGGAATCGGTGGGAGTGGTGGAAACGGAACGTTGGTCCCTCAAACCAATGATACAGCTGGACCGGCAGTGGTTGATGATCCAAAGCAAAACCTGAATCAGGTCATTAACTCTATTCAGAAAACCTTAGGCCTCATTCACCAGCTCTACCTCACCGTGTCTTCATTCAATGCTGCGTCTCAGCTCCCCATCCTCCAACGCCT AAATGCTCTTGTTATGGAGCTTGACAACATGGCTAAGCTATCAGAAAAATGCAATATCCAGGTGCCTATGGAAGTTTTTAA TTTGATCGATGATGGGAAGAATCCTGATGAATTCACAAGGGATGTCATTAATGGCTGTATTGCCAAGAATCAGATCACGAAAGGAAAAACTGATACCTTCAAG AGTTTACGCAAACATCTCCTGGAggaacttgaacaagcttttCCGGATGAAGTTGAATCTTACAGAGACATACGTGCTGCATCTGCTGCT GAAACAAAACGGCTTGCACAAGCACAGAGCACACTACCAAATGGAGATGTGAAGGTCAAGCCAGAGCTTTAA